The sequence below is a genomic window from Pseudomonadota bacterium.
CTTAATGGACAACGTAAAATACGGCAATTCGGCAGCAAGAGACAAAAATTAATTCAGAGGTGAATAATGGCTAAAATACATGAAGGTGTTTATTTTATACAGGGAAGGGATGATATGATTCCTGATTCCCATACATACGTCATAGGCGACCCTTCATCGAATGACCTTTCTGTTATCGATGTTGGCCTGACAGGGAAGGGTAGTTACAAGATACAGTCTATCCAGAAGGCCGGGATTGAGCTGTCTGCAATAAAACGGATAATCATGACCCATACACATTTGGACCACATCGGCTGTATCGCCGAGATAAAAAATCAGGTTCCCTGGGCCGAGTTATGGGTGCACAGGTCAGAGGGTGAACTGCTGGAGCAGGGAGATGACCGTGCTGTATACGGTATGGATGATTTTAAAGGCATGTGTATCATGCAGTATGGTTTAAAACCCGATTCATTTAAAATGACAGTCGACCGGAAGCTCGAAGGCGGAGAAGTGTTGGAAATAGGTAATATGGTATGGGAGATTATTTATATCCCTGGTCATTCCATGGGAGGTATAGCCCTTTACAATCCTGCCCTTGAGATCCTTATTCCCGGAGATGTCATTTATGCAGATCACGCCATTGGCCGCTTTGATCTTTTTGGCGCCGACGCAAATGAGCTCAAGAAATCGCTCAACCGTCTGGCTGAACTAAAAATCGATATCCTCCTGCCGGGACATAACAGTATCGTGAAAGACCTCCCCGGAGACTATGTTAAGCAGGTTGCGAAGATGTGGGAACCGTATCTGGGGTAGCTTATAGCTTTTACTAATAGGGTTCGAGGGGCCAAGGGGTCGAGGGTCCGAGTGAACCACTTGAACCCATTATCAATTCGATAGCTGCTTCCTGCATTATGGAAAACAGCCAAGCTGGCATTTCATAATCTTTATATTCAACTTATTGAGCATTTCTCCCAGCGTTTTTGGTGTAATGTTTTCTTCTTCGGCAAGTTTTAAGGCCTGCCTGCATGCAATTTTACCATCCTTTGCATGCAGTTTGATTTTTTGGACCAATTGTTCGTTTTCCATTTTTTATACCCCCATAAAACGTTCTATTCTTCTTTTCCCGCGACGTTCTTTCTTGCCTTCTGCAGGAGTTTGATTGCTTCATCGAGATTTTCCGGAGTAAAAGAGATGCCCTTTTTAGTAGGTATCCATTCTCCATCATCGTTTTCAAAGAATGTTCTTATGTCGATATACTGCTTGCCCTTAAACTCTTTCACAGTTACAATGATTTTGTCTTTCCCCTTATCTATTTCTCCGATCTGCATAACACCCTCCTCTGTAAGATATTTCTGTTATATGCGTCGATTATTAAGATTATAAAATTTAATCAGTCGAATCAACCTAAAAAGAAGGAGTTGCTTGACAGTTTGAAATAAATGAGAAAAAACTAACTGAACAAGCTTTTTGATATCCAGGTGACCCCAAAGTTTTCCCTATGCCCATGAAAAGGCTTGACCTGGGAGAATTGCGGGGCTTGAGGGTGTATGCCTGTCTTTTACCTGTCAGGGTGCGGGTTGTCTATGTAAATGATGAATCAACACTTCCCCCCGGGTGTTGAATCGGACCGGAATTCCCGAAGTTCCAGTCCCGGCATGGGTTATGCCCTGCATCTCCAGATGATTCCAATGTCCATGGTAATATTTTCGTCCGCGATTCAGATGGACAAGAATAGCCCTCCCGCCGGGTAGACATATTTGACCGGCATGGGTATGACCGCATAGATACAAATCCACTCCCATCTCTGCAGCGACATCATACAGTTCGGGAGAATGGATCAGCGCGATAGAAAACTCGTTATCGGCGTGTTCCAGTGCATGCAGTGCTTGATCAGTGTAATAGTAATGTACATCATCGGTGCCGATAATCCTGATTCGGTCATTACCCTGATAAACAAAACAGGCTGCATTAACCAGCATGGTAATCCCGATTTGCTCCATGGGATTGAGCATGTGACATCCATCGTGATTGCCCAAAATGCCAATGAACCCATGCTTGCTGTGGATGTGTTTGATCAGATATTCAAGACTCTGGATGATGTGTTTGTGGAGTCCATGCAATTTTGTTCTGTAATCTCCTGTCAGCACGCATAAATCTACGGTTCTGTTTTCCAGAACACGCAGGATTCGATCCTCTATGCCCTTCATCCCATCCAAATGTAAGTCCGAGAGGTGAAGAATTGTAAATCCCTCAAATGCATGCGGTAAATTGGCAAAGTACAGAGGTATCTCCCTCAGTATAATATTTTCTGCGTTACGCACCCCTTTTCGATGCAGGTGCGTGAGGTGCAGTACCAATCCAAGGGTTTTCATCATGAAGAGCAATTCATACCAGTGATGACGTCCTCTGTTCCCATACCGTCTGGTTTTCAGATTTTCCATTTCCATGCGGAAACGATTGTTGGCCCAGAGTTGTCTCCGGTTGATCAATCTTTGTTCAGGGAATAGAGGTTCAGGATTAGGGGAATCGTTTAAACGGGTTATATGGGTTTCTGAATCTGACGATGGAATATCCATATATTTTCCTCCTACGTGAATCCTATATTTTAGCATATTCCATGTCAAGCACTTGTATAAGGTAAACATAATTTTACAAAAAAGTTTGTTGTGCCGAACTCAAAGCAAAAGCAAAGGAAGACGTGAAAAAGAAATATCTTATGGTATAATATAGTCAAGTTTAAAAGGTGAATAAGAAGGGGGCAAGACTGGAAATTACCGTAATGTATAACCTGCACGAGGGTGATCATGGTACACTGCCGAACCGTTCCTGCCTGGTTCAAAAAACCGCGCATGCCGGCTACTTCTGTTTGATGCCCGCGCTGGCTGCCGATGGATATCCGGGGTGCGATAGATGAATAAATTCCTGGGGCGTGCGTTTGTCTATTTGCGTCCCTACAAATGGCAGACAACCCTATTGCTTCTGGGTATGATTGCGAGCCTCGTATATGATACTATGTTACCTTTCAGTTTCAAGTTTCTCATCGATGACGCTATTGAACCCCGTAATTACAGGCTTTTGATACTGATTCTGGTCGCGCTGGCCGCCGGAGGCATACTGGTTTCGGTCATTGGCGTGGGCCGGGACTATCTATATGCGCGACTCAGCGCAGATGTGTTAAAGGACCTGCGGCTTCAGATCTTTAGTCACCTTCAGAACCTGCCGATAGAATTCTATAGCCGCAAACGTCCGGGTGATATCACCGCAAATTTCTCCACCGACCTGGCCTCTGTTGAAAACGCTGTAGTCACCGCACTCCCCACGGGGATGATGTCTCTTATCGGCCTTGTATTCAGCACAGTCCTGCTGTTTATCCTTCAATGGAAACTGGCGTTACTGGCTATGCTGGGTTTACCTGTTTGCTTAATCGGCCCCAGGCTCATCAGGAAGAAAGCTGCCGACGCCAATGACCGATACAAGAATGCGCAGGCGGAAATCCTGAACACGGTGGAAGAAAGCATAGGCGCCCAGACAGTTATCAAGGCCTTCAATCTAAAGCATTTACTTGTGAATCAGTTTCGAGGCCAGGTTTCCGGCCTTTCCCGTATAGCGGTTCGTGCCAACTTTCTCAGCTTCATGATGGAAAGAACCCCTGGTATCGGGATTCTGGTTTTTCACATCATCGTGATTTGTGCCGGTACCGTGCTTGCCTTTCAGGGTTTATTATCAATCGGAGCCCTGGTCTCTTTCAATGCAATCTTTGTCATTGTCAGTAAGTCCGTATATGATGTGACATCCATCCTGCCGCAACTTATGCACGCCGCAGCGGGTATGGAACGGATTGATCGGCTTCTCCGGGAAGAAGCATTTATTCAGGATGAACCCAACGCCCCTGCGCTGCCCCGTCTTGCTCGAGAAATTGCTTTCAGGGATGTGAATTTTGGATATATGCCGGAACAACCCATTTTGAAAAATGTCAGTATTCTGATCCATCGAGGAAGCTCGGTCGCCTTCGTAGGCTCCAGCGGGTCCGGTAAGAGTACGGCCGTTAATCTGCTGATGAGATTTTATGACCCGTGCAGCGGGGTAATAACCTTTGACGGGATTGATATCCGCGAAGTGACACAGAATTCACTGCGTGCCCGGATGGGTGTTGTCCTGCAGGAGAACTTTCTTTTTAATACTTCAATTCGGGAAAATATCAAATATGGAAATCCGGACGCCGGCGACGCCGGCATTGAGGCCTCAACCAGGGATGCTGAGATTCATGATATGGTCGCCAACATGCCTGGCGGTTACGGTACGCCGGTTGGCGAGCGGGGCAGCAGGCTGTCCGGGGGGCAGCGGCAACGGGTCGCTATTGCCCGGATACTGATCCGCAATCCGGAGATCCTGGTCCTGGACGAAGCCACATCGGCTCTGGACCCTGCCGCCGAGTCTGCAATCAATGCCACATTGCGCCGCATCGGTCGTGATCGCACGGTTATTTCCGTTACCCACCGTCTTTCGTCCATCACGCACGTGGACCGGATTTACGTCTTTGATAGTGGACGCATTGTAGAACAGGGAAGGCACGATGAACTGCTCAATCAGAAAGGCTATTACAATGCCCTTTGGCAGAAGCAAAGCGGGTTTCTCTTGAGCGGCGACGGCGAAGCGGCTGAAGTCACAGCGGAAAGGCTTAAGATGATACCGATTCTTGAGGGCCTTGACGATGAACTGCTGAAGGATATATCCAGATTGTTTGTTACCGAGCGTTATCCCCCCGGACGTGTCGTCGTACACGAAGGCGACCCGGGCGACAAGTTCTACATCATCGTACGGGGACGGGTGGAAGTCACAAAAAACGGAATTGGCAGTGGTGCGCAGGTGGTGAATGTTCTGGAAGACGGTGATCATTTCGGAGAGATTGCCCTGCTGAAGAGCATACCCCGGATTGCAACTGTTGCCACGACAGTCTCAACAGTCTTCCTGACCCTGCAGCGGGATTTGTTCCTGTCGTTGATGGGCAAAGCCCCGCACCTGCGCCATATACTGGAAGAACAGGCTGCCAGGTATATTCAGCAAGGGCAGGACAATCGCCCCTGAGTTCCGCTCCGGTCCAAAACCAGTACAAGGCCGTCTGAAATCCGATGATACCAGGCGAGAGGCAATAGGTGATGATAACAGGCTGAAGGTAAGGGGGGGACGGGGACCGTCTTGTTGACTGTTCTCTCAGCCCGGGTACCGTTGAGGAACTCATTGTAGAGTCCCTTGTCAGCCGATCGCTGCTCCTCCCCGCTCTTCCGTTCGAATGCGGACACACTCCACGAGGTCCAGGATGAATATCTTCCCGTCGCCCACCTCTCCGGTCTGGGCGCCTTTGATGATGGCGTTGATTGTGGGTTCTGCGAAATCTTCATTGACGGCAATCTCCAGACGTATCTTTCTCAGGAGGTTGCCCATCTCTTTTACGCCGCGGTATACCTCTGTTACTCCCATCTGGCGGCCGTGGCCCAATACTTCATTGACTGTGATAAGGTTTACATCTGCCCTATAAAGTTCCTGCTTCACGGCTTCCAGTCTGTCAGGTTTTATGATCGCTATAATAAGTTTCATGGTATTTCTCCTATTCTAAAATCGTATATGCATTTTCGTGGTGCTGTGTAAGGTCAAGACCCATAAGCTCATCTTTTTCCTTCACCCGAACGCTTACGATCAGATCGACCACTTTG
It includes:
- a CDS encoding transcriptional coactivator p15/PC4 family protein, which translates into the protein MQIGEIDKGKDKIIVTVKEFKGKQYIDIRTFFENDDGEWIPTKKGISFTPENLDEAIKLLQKARKNVAGKEE
- a CDS encoding metallophosphoesterase; this translates as MDIPSSDSETHITRLNDSPNPEPLFPEQRLINRRQLWANNRFRMEMENLKTRRYGNRGRHHWYELLFMMKTLGLVLHLTHLHRKGVRNAENIILREIPLYFANLPHAFEGFTILHLSDLHLDGMKGIEDRILRVLENRTVDLCVLTGDYRTKLHGLHKHIIQSLEYLIKHIHSKHGFIGILGNHDGCHMLNPMEQIGITMLVNAACFVYQGNDRIRIIGTDDVHYYYTDQALHALEHADNEFSIALIHSPELYDVAAEMGVDLYLCGHTHAGQICLPGGRAILVHLNRGRKYYHGHWNHLEMQGITHAGTGTSGIPVRFNTRGEVLIHHLHRQPAP
- a CDS encoding ABC transporter transmembrane domain-containing protein encodes the protein MNKFLGRAFVYLRPYKWQTTLLLLGMIASLVYDTMLPFSFKFLIDDAIEPRNYRLLILILVALAAGGILVSVIGVGRDYLYARLSADVLKDLRLQIFSHLQNLPIEFYSRKRPGDITANFSTDLASVENAVVTALPTGMMSLIGLVFSTVLLFILQWKLALLAMLGLPVCLIGPRLIRKKAADANDRYKNAQAEILNTVEESIGAQTVIKAFNLKHLLVNQFRGQVSGLSRIAVRANFLSFMMERTPGIGILVFHIIVICAGTVLAFQGLLSIGALVSFNAIFVIVSKSVYDVTSILPQLMHAAAGMERIDRLLREEAFIQDEPNAPALPRLAREIAFRDVNFGYMPEQPILKNVSILIHRGSSVAFVGSSGSGKSTAVNLLMRFYDPCSGVITFDGIDIREVTQNSLRARMGVVLQENFLFNTSIRENIKYGNPDAGDAGIEASTRDAEIHDMVANMPGGYGTPVGERGSRLSGGQRQRVAIARILIRNPEILVLDEATSALDPAAESAINATLRRIGRDRTVISVTHRLSSITHVDRIYVFDSGRIVEQGRHDELLNQKGYYNALWQKQSGFLLSGDGEAAEVTAERLKMIPILEGLDDELLKDISRLFVTERYPPGRVVVHEGDPGDKFYIIVRGRVEVTKNGIGSGAQVVNVLEDGDHFGEIALLKSIPRIATVATTVSTVFLTLQRDLFLSLMGKAPHLRHILEEQAARYIQQGQDNRP
- a CDS encoding P-II family nitrogen regulator, yielding MKLIIAIIKPDRLEAVKQELYRADVNLITVNEVLGHGRQMGVTEVYRGVKEMGNLLRKIRLEIAVNEDFAEPTINAIIKGAQTGEVGDGKIFILDLVECVRIRTEERGGAAIG
- a CDS encoding MBL fold metallo-hydrolase yields the protein MAKIHEGVYFIQGRDDMIPDSHTYVIGDPSSNDLSVIDVGLTGKGSYKIQSIQKAGIELSAIKRIIMTHTHLDHIGCIAEIKNQVPWAELWVHRSEGELLEQGDDRAVYGMDDFKGMCIMQYGLKPDSFKMTVDRKLEGGEVLEIGNMVWEIIYIPGHSMGGIALYNPALEILIPGDVIYADHAIGRFDLFGADANELKKSLNRLAELKIDILLPGHNSIVKDLPGDYVKQVAKMWEPYLG